The proteins below come from a single Juglans regia cultivar Chandler chromosome 12, Walnut 2.0, whole genome shotgun sequence genomic window:
- the LOC118344007 gene encoding uncharacterized protein LOC118344007 has product MQNVETKKKETEDDVKQTDWEATDQQAEKTRENKGAAKSKKSGEFTLETYSPSIYDLPIPFPQRLKKNKIDNQFSKFLSIFKQLHINIPLIEALERMPKYAKFLKDILSNKQKLEEHMIVMLTEESSTILQKKLPPKLKDPGSFTIPCTIGNSYFDKVLCDLGASINLMPLSVFRKLGVGEVNPTTIFLQLADRSIKYPRGLIEDVLVKVDKFIFPADFIVLDIKEDKVIPLILGNPFLAMRRTLIDV; this is encoded by the coding sequence ATGCAAAATGTGGAGACCAAGAAGAAGGAAACCGAGGATGATGTGAAACAAACCGATTGGGAGGCGACCGACCAACAAGCTGAGAAGACCAGAGAGaataaaggggctgcaaaatcCAAGAAATCTGGGGAGTTTACTTTagaaacttattctccttcaatttatgatctaCCAATTCCTTTTCCgcaaagattaaagaaaaataaaattgataatcagttctctaaatttctGAGTATATTTAAGCAATTGCACattaatattcctctcattGAAGCCTTAGAGAGAATgcctaaatatgcaaaatttttgaaggatatattatcaaacaagcaGAAGTTGGAGGAGCATATGATTGTGATGCTGACCGAGGAGAGCAgtacaattttacaaaagaagctgccgcctaagttgaaagatccGGGGAGTTTCACAATCCCTTGCACTATAGGAAATTCttattttgataaagttttatgtgacttaggggcaagtattaatctaatgCCTCTCTCTGTTTTCAGGAAACTGGGTGTTGGAGAAGTAAATCCAACCACCATCTTTCTACAGTTGGCAGACAGATCTATAAAATACCcgagaggactcattgaggaTGTACTAGTGAAAGTTGACAAGTTCATCTTCCCCGCCGACTTCATTGTACTTGATATAAAGGAGGACAAGGTGATCCCTTTAATACTTGGCAATCCTTTTCTAGCGATGAggagaactttaattgatgtctag